From the Rhodoferax sp. WC2427 genome, one window contains:
- a CDS encoding ABC transporter substrate-binding protein, with product MKKRAFLHTALASATLLLVAPAFAQSTPIKFQLDWRFEGPAAMFLTPAAKGYFKDAKLDVTIDVGNGSGGTVTRVASGAYDMGFADMAALMEFHANNPDAPNKPVAVMMVYADTPASVMVLKKSGIKTPADLNGKKLGAPVFDAGRRAFPIFAKANGLSGVQWTSMDPPLRETMLVRGDVDAITGFTFTSLLNLETRGVAAADVLVMPYPQFGVKLYGNAIIASPKLIKENPAAVKAFLQAFTKGMREVIARPAVAIEDVKARDGIINGPLELRRLNMAIDTAINTPNARAEGFGQTTPPRLSLMASQVSDAFATKTRVNPDAVWNGSFLPSAAELNVLPGKK from the coding sequence ATGAAAAAACGCGCCTTTTTGCACACCGCCCTGGCCAGCGCCACTTTGCTGCTGGTCGCCCCCGCCTTCGCCCAGTCCACACCCATCAAATTCCAGCTCGACTGGCGCTTTGAAGGCCCGGCGGCGATGTTCCTCACGCCGGCGGCCAAAGGCTATTTCAAGGATGCCAAGCTCGACGTCACCATCGACGTGGGCAACGGCTCAGGCGGCACCGTCACGCGGGTCGCCTCCGGGGCCTACGACATGGGCTTTGCCGACATGGCCGCACTGATGGAATTCCACGCTAACAACCCCGATGCGCCCAACAAACCGGTGGCGGTGATGATGGTTTACGCCGACACCCCGGCGTCGGTGATGGTGCTGAAGAAGTCCGGCATCAAGACGCCCGCCGATTTAAACGGCAAAAAGCTCGGTGCCCCGGTGTTCGACGCGGGCCGCCGCGCCTTCCCTATCTTTGCCAAGGCCAACGGCCTCAGCGGCGTGCAGTGGACCAGCATGGACCCGCCGCTGCGCGAAACCATGCTGGTGCGCGGCGACGTGGATGCCATCACCGGCTTCACCTTCACCTCGCTGTTGAACCTGGAAACCCGGGGCGTGGCTGCTGCCGACGTGCTGGTCATGCCGTATCCGCAGTTCGGCGTGAAGCTGTACGGCAACGCCATCATCGCCTCGCCCAAGCTGATCAAGGAGAACCCGGCTGCCGTCAAAGCCTTCCTGCAAGCCTTCACCAAGGGCATGCGCGAAGTCATCGCCCGGCCCGCCGTGGCCATCGAAGACGTGAAGGCCCGCGACGGCATCATCAACGGCCCGCTGGAGCTGCGCCGCCTGAACATGGCCATCGACACCGCCATCAACACCCCCAACGCCCGCGCAGAAGGCTTCGGCCAGACCACCCCGCCGCGCCTGTCGCTGATGGCCTCGCAGGTGTCGGACGCGTTTGCCACCAAAACCCGCGTCAACCCCGACGCGGTGTGGAACGGCAGCTTCCTGCCCAGCGCCGCCGAGCTGAACGTGCTGCCCGGCAAGAAGTAG
- a CDS encoding cryptochrome/photolyase family protein: MLKNLMIVLGDQLDLDSSAFDGFDPTTDAVWMAEVPEESTHVWSSKQRIALFLAAMRHFAQGLREAGYLLHYTRLDQPDNRGSLAAELQFAIKTLAPHALVISGAGDFRVYKSIQAVAREAGVPLDVREDRHFYSTVRQFADHAQERKSLRMEYFYREMRRRHRVLMNGDQPTGGQWNFDSENREAFGKTGPGSVPARTTFAPDATTQEVIDLVDTRFASHPGTLHSFAWPVTRAQALQSLDAFVTERLPLFGRYQDALWPGEAWLYHSHLSAALNLKLLNPREVVAAAEAAYHAGAAPLACAEGFIRQILGWREYVRGIYWTQMPAYADRNALDAQEPLPAWYWTGQTDMACLRDAIEQTLAHGYSHHIQRLMVTGLFALLLGVQPQQVHAWYLSVYVDAVEWVELPNTLGMAMYADGGLMASKPYIATGKYIERMGSKQHCASCRYDPAQREGERACPFTTLYWDFLARHEKMLAANPRMALQVRNLARLSDAQKQAVAERAAAIRSGTVGASA, encoded by the coding sequence ATGCTTAAGAATCTGATGATTGTGCTGGGCGACCAGCTTGACCTGGATTCCAGCGCCTTTGACGGCTTCGACCCCACGACAGACGCCGTGTGGATGGCCGAAGTCCCCGAGGAGTCCACCCACGTCTGGTCCAGCAAGCAGCGCATCGCCCTGTTTCTGGCGGCCATGCGCCACTTCGCCCAAGGCCTGCGCGAAGCAGGCTACCTCTTGCACTACACCCGACTAGACCAGCCCGACAACCGCGGCAGCCTGGCGGCCGAATTGCAATTTGCTATAAAAACGCTAGCTCCTCACGCCCTGGTTATAAGCGGTGCAGGCGATTTTCGTGTGTATAAATCCATCCAGGCCGTGGCCAGAGAAGCCGGTGTGCCGCTGGACGTGCGCGAAGACCGCCACTTCTACTCCACAGTCCGCCAGTTTGCCGACCACGCCCAAGAGCGCAAGTCGCTGCGCATGGAATATTTCTACCGCGAAATGCGCCGCCGCCACCGCGTGCTGATGAACGGCGACCAGCCCACCGGCGGCCAGTGGAACTTCGATTCCGAGAACCGCGAAGCCTTCGGCAAAACCGGCCCCGGCTCGGTACCCGCCCGCACCACGTTCGCGCCCGATGCCACCACCCAGGAAGTCATCGACCTGGTGGACACCCGCTTCGCCAGCCACCCCGGCACGCTGCACAGCTTTGCCTGGCCCGTCACCCGTGCGCAAGCGCTGCAATCATTGGATGCATTCGTCACCGAGCGCCTGCCCCTGTTTGGCCGCTACCAGGACGCCCTGTGGCCGGGCGAGGCCTGGCTGTACCACTCGCACCTGTCGGCGGCGCTGAACCTCAAACTGCTGAACCCGCGCGAGGTGGTGGCCGCCGCCGAGGCCGCCTACCACGCGGGTGCCGCGCCGCTGGCCTGCGCGGAGGGCTTCATCCGCCAGATTCTGGGCTGGCGCGAATACGTGCGCGGCATCTACTGGACGCAGATGCCCGCCTACGCCGACCGCAATGCGCTAGATGCCCAGGAGCCCCTGCCCGCCTGGTACTGGACCGGCCAGACCGACATGGCCTGCCTGCGCGACGCCATCGAGCAAACCCTGGCCCACGGCTACAGCCACCACATCCAGCGCCTCATGGTCACCGGCCTGTTTGCCCTGCTGCTGGGCGTCCAGCCGCAGCAGGTGCACGCCTGGTATTTGTCGGTCTACGTGGACGCGGTGGAGTGGGTGGAGCTGCCCAACACCTTAGGCATGGCGATGTACGCCGACGGTGGCCTGATGGCCAGCAAACCCTACATCGCCACCGGCAAGTACATCGAACGCATGGGCAGCAAGCAGCACTGCGCCAGCTGCCGCTACGACCCGGCGCAGCGCGAAGGCGAGCGTGCCTGCCCCTTCACCACGCTGTACTGGGACTTTCTGGCGCGGCACGAAAAGATGCTGGCCGCCAACCCGCGCATGGCCTTGCAAGTGCGCAATTTGGCCCGCCTGAGCGACGCGCAAAAGCAGGCCGTGGCCGAGCGCGCCGCCGCCATCCGCAGCGGCACCGTGGGCGCCAGCGCATGA
- a CDS encoding NADP-dependent malic enzyme has protein sequence MAKDISPAEMALRDAAREYHCTPTKGKISVNATKPLSNQRDLSLAYSPGVAYPCLDIQRDPSLAAEYTSRGNLVGVITNGTAVLGLGNIGPLASKPVMEGKGCLFKKFAGIDVFDIELAENDPDKLVDIIAAMEPTLGGVNLEDIKAPECFYIEQKLRERMNIPVFHDDQHGTAIISSAALLNGLELVGKKIEDVKVAVSGAGAAAIACLDVMVGLGVQRKNVFACDSKGIIYQGRPGGFDASKERYAQDTSARTLADAVNNADVFLGCSAAGVLTAEMVKTMAAKPIILALANPEPEIRPELAKAVRPDCIIATGRSDYPNQVNNVLCFPYIFRGALDCGATKITEAMKLACVRQIADLAKADISEEVAAAYSGKELVFGSEYLIPTPFDSRLILRIAPAVAKAAEESGVATRPIQDYEAYRQSLTRFVYQTGMFMRPVFSAAKAVPASAKRVAYAEGEDERVLRAAQLAVDENLAHPILIGRPAVIEARILKAGLRIRVGTDVEVVNPEDDSRFRQYWETYHRLMGRRGVSQDVAKAAVRRSNTTIAALMVRLGDADALLCGLLGRYEGHLQHINDIIGLKKGASGFAALNALMLEKHTLFITDAFVNEDPSAEQLASIAVMAADEVARFGLPPKVAFLSHSNYGSSDRPSARKMRTAHELFKAMAPDIESDGELQGDAALSQPMREAALLDAETNLHGEANLLVCPNLDAANILFNVLKVTGGNGVTVGPILLGAAASAHILTPSATVRRVVNMTALAVANAVTFRK, from the coding sequence ATGGCCAAAGACATTTCCCCCGCAGAAATGGCGCTGCGCGACGCAGCCCGCGAATACCATTGCACCCCCACCAAGGGCAAAATCTCGGTCAACGCAACCAAGCCGCTGTCTAACCAGCGCGATCTGTCGCTGGCCTACTCCCCCGGCGTCGCCTACCCCTGCCTGGACATCCAGCGCGACCCGTCCCTGGCGGCCGAATACACCTCGCGCGGCAACCTGGTCGGCGTGATCACCAACGGTACGGCGGTGCTGGGCCTGGGCAATATCGGCCCGCTGGCGTCCAAGCCGGTGATGGAAGGCAAGGGCTGCCTGTTCAAAAAATTCGCCGGTATTGACGTGTTTGACATCGAACTGGCCGAGAACGACCCCGACAAACTGGTCGACATCATTGCCGCCATGGAGCCCACCCTGGGCGGCGTGAACCTGGAAGACATCAAAGCCCCCGAGTGCTTCTACATCGAGCAAAAGCTGCGCGAGCGCATGAACATCCCGGTGTTCCACGACGACCAGCACGGCACGGCCATCATCTCGTCGGCCGCGCTGCTCAACGGCCTGGAACTGGTGGGCAAGAAGATCGAAGACGTGAAGGTGGCGGTATCCGGCGCCGGTGCCGCAGCCATCGCCTGCCTGGACGTAATGGTCGGCCTGGGCGTGCAGCGCAAGAACGTCTTCGCCTGCGACTCCAAGGGCATCATCTACCAGGGCCGCCCAGGCGGTTTTGATGCGTCCAAAGAGCGCTACGCCCAAGACACCTCGGCCCGCACGCTGGCCGACGCGGTCAACAACGCCGACGTGTTCCTGGGTTGCTCTGCCGCGGGGGTGCTGACGGCCGAGATGGTCAAGACCATGGCCGCCAAGCCCATCATCCTGGCGCTGGCCAACCCCGAGCCCGAAATCCGCCCCGAGCTGGCCAAGGCCGTGCGCCCGGATTGCATCATCGCCACCGGCCGTTCGGACTACCCGAACCAGGTCAACAACGTGCTGTGCTTCCCGTACATCTTCCGCGGCGCACTCGACTGCGGCGCGACCAAGATCACCGAAGCCATGAAGCTGGCCTGCGTGCGCCAGATTGCCGACCTGGCCAAGGCCGACATCAGCGAAGAAGTGGCCGCCGCCTACTCAGGCAAAGAGCTGGTGTTTGGCAGCGAATACCTGATCCCCACGCCGTTCGACTCGCGCCTGATTCTGCGCATTGCGCCCGCCGTGGCCAAGGCCGCCGAAGAATCCGGCGTAGCCACCCGCCCGATCCAGGACTACGAGGCCTACCGCCAGAGCCTGACCCGCTTCGTCTACCAAACCGGCATGTTCATGCGGCCGGTGTTCAGCGCCGCCAAGGCCGTTCCCGCCAGCGCCAAGCGCGTGGCCTATGCCGAGGGTGAAGACGAACGCGTGCTGCGCGCCGCCCAGCTCGCCGTGGACGAAAACCTGGCCCACCCGATCCTGATCGGCCGCCCCGCCGTCATCGAGGCCCGCATCCTCAAGGCCGGCCTGCGCATCCGCGTGGGCACCGACGTGGAAGTGGTCAACCCCGAGGACGACTCCCGCTTCCGCCAGTACTGGGAAACCTACCACCGCCTGATGGGCCGCCGCGGCGTGTCGCAAGACGTGGCCAAGGCCGCCGTGCGCCGCTCCAACACCACCATCGCCGCGCTGATGGTGCGCCTGGGCGATGCCGATGCCCTGCTGTGCGGTCTACTGGGCCGCTACGAAGGGCATTTGCAGCACATCAACGACATCATCGGCCTGAAGAAAGGGGCCTCCGGCTTTGCCGCGCTCAACGCGCTGATGCTGGAGAAGCACACCCTGTTCATCACCGACGCGTTCGTGAACGAAGACCCGAGCGCCGAGCAGCTGGCCAGCATCGCCGTGATGGCCGCCGACGAAGTGGCCCGCTTCGGCCTGCCGCCCAAGGTGGCCTTTTTGTCGCACTCCAACTACGGCTCGTCAGACCGACCCTCGGCCCGCAAGATGCGCACCGCCCACGAGCTGTTCAAGGCCATGGCCCCCGACATCGAGTCCGACGGCGAACTGCAAGGCGATGCCGCCTTGTCGCAGCCCATGCGCGAAGCCGCGCTGCTGGATGCCGAAACCAACCTGCACGGTGAAGCCAACCTGCTGGTCTGCCCCAACCTGGACGCGGCCAACATTTTGTTCAACGTGCTCAAGGTCACCGGCGGCAACGGCGTAACGGTCGGCCCCATCCTGCTGGGTGCAGCCGCTTCGGCGCACATCCTGACCCCATCGGCCACCGTGCGCCGCGTGGTCAACATGACGGCCCTGGCGGTAGCCAACGCGGTCACGTTCCGCAAGTAA
- a CDS encoding M20/M25/M40 family metallo-hydrolase → MTDYAPLDAWIDQHFDEEVAFLQELIRVPTNTPPGNNAPHADRTAVLLEAMGLAVEKHPVPAAEVSAAGMESITNLVVRRKYGAGKTIALNAHGDVVPPGDGWTHAPYGGEIADGHIFGRATAVSKGDFASFTFAVRALESLGLPLQGAVELHFTYDEEFGGELGPGWLLKNKIVQPDLMIAAGFSYQVVTAHNGCLQMEVTVHGKMAHAAIPESGVDALHGAVQILNALYAQNTLYQQVTSNVEGISHPYLNVGTINGGTNTNVVPGKVTFKLDRRMIPEENPVAVEANIRQIIADAAALQPGITVDIKRLLLAHSMQPLPGNQPLVDAIQKHGLAVFGEPIPAMGTPLYTDVRLYAAAGIPGVIYGAGPRTVLESHAKRADERLSLEDLRRATKVIARTLADLLA, encoded by the coding sequence ATGACAGATTACGCCCCGCTCGATGCCTGGATCGACCAGCATTTCGACGAAGAAGTCGCCTTTTTGCAAGAGCTCATCCGCGTCCCCACCAACACCCCGCCCGGCAACAACGCCCCCCACGCCGACCGCACTGCGGTGCTGCTGGAAGCCATGGGCCTGGCGGTAGAAAAGCACCCCGTGCCCGCCGCCGAAGTGTCCGCCGCTGGCATGGAATCCATCACCAACCTGGTGGTGCGCCGCAAATACGGTGCGGGCAAGACCATCGCGCTAAACGCCCACGGCGACGTGGTGCCGCCTGGCGACGGCTGGACCCACGCCCCTTACGGCGGCGAGATTGCCGACGGCCACATCTTTGGCCGCGCTACGGCGGTGAGCAAGGGCGACTTCGCCAGCTTCACCTTTGCCGTGCGGGCGCTCGAATCCCTGGGCCTGCCGCTCCAGGGCGCAGTGGAGCTGCATTTCACCTACGACGAAGAATTCGGCGGCGAACTCGGCCCCGGCTGGCTGCTCAAAAACAAGATCGTGCAGCCCGACCTGATGATCGCCGCGGGCTTTTCCTACCAGGTTGTCACCGCCCACAATGGCTGCCTGCAGATGGAAGTTACGGTACACGGCAAGATGGCGCATGCCGCGATTCCCGAGAGCGGCGTAGACGCGCTGCACGGCGCGGTGCAGATCCTGAACGCCCTGTACGCACAAAACACGCTGTACCAGCAGGTCACGTCCAACGTGGAAGGCATCAGCCACCCCTACCTGAACGTGGGCACCATCAACGGCGGCACCAACACCAACGTGGTGCCCGGCAAGGTCACGTTCAAGCTCGACCGCCGAATGATCCCCGAGGAAAACCCGGTCGCAGTTGAAGCCAACATCCGCCAAATCATTGCCGATGCCGCCGCCCTCCAGCCCGGCATCACGGTGGACATCAAACGCCTGCTGCTGGCCCATTCCATGCAGCCCCTGCCGGGCAACCAGCCGCTGGTCGATGCCATCCAGAAGCACGGCCTGGCGGTGTTTGGCGAGCCCATTCCGGCCATGGGCACGCCCCTGTACACCGACGTGCGGCTGTACGCCGCCGCGGGCATCCCCGGCGTGATCTACGGCGCGGGCCCCCGCACCGTGCTGGAGTCCCACGCCAAGCGCGCCGACGAGCGCCTGAGCCTGGAAGACCTGCGCCGTGCCACCAAGGTGATCGCCCGCACCCTGGCCGATCTGTTGGCATAA
- a CDS encoding ABC transporter ATP-binding protein, whose protein sequence is MNTPPFVDFSDVWLAYNDSLLAQNQFAVEAIDLQVQQGEFIAIVGPSGCGKSTFMKLATGLRMPSKGRIRIDGQPVTGPLKISGMAFQAPSLLPWRTTVDNVLLPLEIVEPYRSNFKARRKEYEERARNLLQKVGLGGYEDKFPWQLSGGMQQRASICRALIHEPKMLLLDEPFGALDAFTREELWCILRDLWTEQRFNVILVTHDLRESVFLADTVYVMGKSPGRFMHKQQIDLPRPRDLELTYTPAFTDIVHALRGHIGNFRKATP, encoded by the coding sequence GTGAACACACCTCCTTTTGTAGACTTTTCCGACGTCTGGCTGGCCTACAACGACAGCCTGCTGGCCCAAAACCAGTTTGCGGTGGAGGCGATTGACCTGCAAGTGCAGCAGGGCGAGTTCATTGCCATCGTCGGGCCGTCGGGCTGTGGCAAGTCCACCTTCATGAAGCTGGCCACCGGGCTGAGGATGCCATCCAAAGGCCGCATCCGCATCGACGGCCAGCCGGTCACCGGGCCGCTGAAGATCTCGGGCATGGCTTTCCAGGCACCGTCGCTGCTGCCGTGGCGCACCACGGTGGACAACGTGCTGCTGCCGCTGGAGATCGTGGAGCCCTACCGCTCCAACTTCAAGGCCAGGCGCAAAGAGTACGAGGAGCGCGCCCGCAATCTGCTGCAAAAGGTGGGCCTGGGTGGCTATGAAGACAAGTTCCCCTGGCAGCTCTCGGGTGGCATGCAGCAGCGCGCCAGCATTTGCCGCGCCCTGATCCACGAGCCCAAGATGCTGCTGCTCGACGAGCCGTTTGGCGCGCTGGATGCCTTTACCCGCGAGGAGCTGTGGTGCATCTTGCGCGACCTGTGGACCGAGCAGCGCTTCAACGTGATTCTGGTGACGCACGACCTGCGCGAATCGGTGTTTCTGGCCGACACGGTATACGTGATGGGCAAGAGCCCGGGACGTTTCATGCACAAACAGCAGATTGACCTGCCCCGCCCGCGCGACCTGGAGCTGACCTACACCCCCGCTTTCACCGACATCGTGCACGCCCTGCGTGGCCACATCGGCAACTTCCGAAAGGCCACCCCATGA
- a CDS encoding DUF2256 domain-containing protein, translating into MPPAPFKGNKQSLPSKPCAACGRDMTWRKRWAKTWAEVKYCSDACRKTKNA; encoded by the coding sequence ATGCCCCCTGCCCCTTTCAAGGGCAACAAGCAGTCCCTGCCCAGCAAGCCCTGTGCGGCCTGCGGCAGGGATATGACCTGGCGCAAGCGCTGGGCCAAGACCTGGGCCGAGGTGAAGTACTGCTCGGATGCCTGTCGCAAAACCAAAAATGCTTAA
- a CDS encoding SDR family NAD(P)-dependent oxidoreductase gives MTPTAPQIALVTGARGGIGREVVAQLRLAGHRVAAVGRDAASLAEVAADAHIAADTTTPEGAAEAIAACIAHLGAAPTLLAHCVGSTLITPLHRSTAAQYREAMRINLDSAFFMLQAWVEALRLAKLPGAAVLASSVVSRIGVANHEAIAAAKGGIEALARSAAATYAPLGLRINVVAPGMTDTPMTAGMLRMDAMREGAGKQYPLGGVQTAVQVADAMAWLLSDGAARITGQVIAVDGGFTTVRPLVK, from the coding sequence ATGACACCCACAGCACCCCAGATAGCCCTGGTCACCGGCGCACGCGGTGGCATCGGCCGTGAAGTCGTAGCCCAGTTGCGTCTGGCGGGCCACCGCGTTGCCGCCGTGGGCCGCGATGCCGCCAGCCTGGCCGAAGTGGCCGCCGATGCGCACATCGCCGCCGACACCACTACGCCCGAAGGCGCCGCCGAGGCGATTGCCGCCTGCATCGCCCACCTGGGTGCCGCGCCCACCTTGCTGGCCCACTGCGTCGGCAGCACCCTGATTACGCCCCTGCACCGCAGCACCGCCGCCCAGTACCGCGAAGCCATGCGCATCAACCTGGACAGCGCCTTCTTCATGCTGCAAGCCTGGGTGGAAGCCCTGCGCCTGGCCAAGCTGCCAGGTGCGGCGGTGCTGGCGTCCAGCGTGGTGTCGCGCATCGGCGTAGCCAACCACGAGGCCATCGCCGCCGCCAAAGGCGGCATCGAAGCCCTGGCCCGCAGCGCCGCCGCCACCTACGCCCCCCTGGGCCTGCGCATCAACGTCGTCGCCCCCGGCATGACCGACACCCCCATGACCGCCGGCATGCTGCGCATGGACGCCATGCGCGAAGGCGCGGGCAAGCAATACCCGCTGGGCGGCGTGCAGACCGCTGTGCAAGTAGCGGATGCCATGGCCTGGCTGCTGAGCGATGGCGCAGCGCGGATTACCGGGCAGGTGATTGCGGTCGATGGCGGGTTTACCACCGTGCGGCCGCTGGTGAAGTAA
- a CDS encoding type II toxin-antitoxin system HigA family antitoxin translates to MNIHPIHTETDYKEALKKVSALVDKDPERGTPDGDMLEILGMLVAAYEAKHYPMESPDPLEAIKFRMEQQGLKPKDLGPMIGQINRVYEVLAGKRQLTLPMIRRLHQGLGIPAEVLIAESDGHFALAA, encoded by the coding sequence ATGAACATCCATCCCATCCATACCGAAACTGACTACAAAGAGGCTCTGAAAAAAGTGTCCGCCCTGGTGGACAAAGACCCAGAGCGCGGCACGCCCGATGGCGACATGCTTGAAATTCTGGGCATGCTTGTGGCCGCCTATGAGGCCAAGCATTACCCCATGGAGTCCCCCGATCCCTTAGAGGCCATCAAATTTCGGATGGAGCAGCAGGGACTCAAGCCCAAAGACTTGGGTCCCATGATTGGCCAGATCAACCGTGTGTACGAGGTGCTGGCCGGCAAGCGTCAGCTTACGCTGCCCATGATTCGGCGACTTCACCAAGGTTTGGGTATCCCGGCAGAGGTGCTGATTGCTGAATCTGATGGGCACTTTGCCTTGGCCGCCTAG
- a CDS encoding high-potential iron-sulfur protein has protein sequence MTHPRRVFLMAIAASSAALTTLSTSVHAQAKVDEKDPQAAALGYAADTTKVDAKKYPNHAAAQACGNCALYQGKPADAAGACPLFAGKVVAAKGWCSAWAKKG, from the coding sequence ATGACCCACCCACGACGCGTTTTCCTCATGGCCATCGCGGCCTCCAGTGCAGCCCTGACCACCCTCAGCACCAGCGTGCATGCCCAAGCCAAGGTCGATGAGAAAGACCCCCAGGCCGCCGCCCTCGGCTACGCCGCCGACACCACCAAGGTGGACGCCAAGAAGTACCCCAACCACGCCGCTGCACAAGCCTGCGGGAACTGCGCCTTGTACCAGGGCAAACCTGCCGACGCCGCCGGTGCCTGCCCTCTGTTTGCAGGCAAAGTAGTTGCCGCCAAGGGCTGGTGCAGCGCCTGGGCCAAGAAGGGCTGA
- a CDS encoding ABC transporter permease — protein MNPKNLERWSPWVLLLAILLLWQGICTAFNVSEFIFPSPWRIWTQLVEFKGAIAAHAWRTYWVTMAGFGLAIVVGVLLGFVVGSSRLAYAAIYPLMTAFNALPKAAFVPILVVWFGIGTGPAILTAFLISFFPIMVNIATGLATLEPELEDVLRVLGAKRWDVLTKVGLPRSMPYFFGSLKVAITLAFVGTTVSEMTAANEGIGYLLISAGSSMQMGLAFAGLMVVGAMAMVMYELFSFIEKHTTGWAHRGSQGD, from the coding sequence ATGAACCCCAAAAACCTGGAACGCTGGTCGCCCTGGGTGCTGCTGCTGGCCATTTTGCTGCTGTGGCAGGGCATTTGCACTGCGTTCAACGTGTCCGAATTCATCTTCCCCAGCCCCTGGCGCATCTGGACGCAGCTGGTCGAGTTCAAAGGCGCCATCGCCGCGCACGCCTGGCGCACCTACTGGGTCACCATGGCGGGCTTTGGGTTGGCGATAGTGGTGGGCGTGCTGTTGGGGTTTGTGGTGGGCAGCTCGCGCCTGGCCTATGCCGCCATCTACCCGCTGATGACGGCTTTCAACGCCCTGCCCAAGGCGGCGTTTGTGCCGATTCTGGTGGTGTGGTTTGGCATCGGCACCGGCCCGGCCATCCTCACCGCGTTTTTGATCAGCTTCTTCCCCATCATGGTCAACATCGCCACCGGCCTGGCCACGCTGGAGCCGGAGCTGGAAGACGTGCTGCGCGTGCTGGGTGCCAAGCGCTGGGACGTGCTCACCAAGGTCGGACTGCCGCGCTCCATGCCCTACTTTTTTGGCTCGCTCAAGGTGGCCATCACCCTGGCGTTTGTGGGCACCACGGTGTCGGAGATGACCGCCGCCAACGAAGGCATTGGCTACCTGCTGATCTCGGCCGGCTCCAGCATGCAGATGGGTCTGGCCTTTGCCGGGCTGATGGTGGTGGGAGCGATGGCCATGGTGATGTACGAGCTGTTCAGCTTTATCGAGAAGCACACCACCGGCTGGGCACACCGCGGGTCACAAGGCGACTAA
- a CDS encoding FAD-binding domain-containing protein yields the protein MNFEPTLAAALARIAAVRPADYARSRNAIGGAVTGLSPYITHGFVTLPEVLARVAAQHRLDVGHKFVFELGWRAYFRHVWQHRGTGILQSLHEGLLPKSAYASDMPADIREARTGIPAIDAAVRTLYATGYLHNHARMWLASYLVHIRKVHWRAGADWMVAHLLDGDLASNHLSWQWVAGTGSTKPYLFNAENVAKYAPPDWHSPGSVVDTSYAALDAIARSPRALAGLPGAPGVDEPTVSSAPPHATAPDAALVAGCDVWLVHPWALRLPPDLPAHTLCIGIYLTEFHSAWPWSDKRWRFVDTRMAELTTARWHADTATLQQALRGARSVRTIADPHIDLGGIAQVQAAPQLFAEVAQACGSFSQWWTRTTHGVATLHDLPGLAGLSAGLLFDLPPESEPHDTHSTPDSPGHRRTRWHRP from the coding sequence ATGAACTTCGAGCCCACCCTGGCCGCCGCCCTGGCCCGCATAGCCGCCGTGCGCCCCGCCGACTACGCGCGCAGCCGCAACGCCATCGGAGGGGCCGTCACCGGCCTGTCACCCTACATCACCCATGGCTTTGTCACCCTGCCCGAAGTGCTGGCGCGCGTGGCGGCGCAGCACCGGTTGGACGTGGGCCATAAGTTCGTGTTCGAACTGGGCTGGCGCGCCTACTTTCGCCACGTGTGGCAGCACCGGGGCACCGGCATCCTGCAGTCGCTGCACGAAGGGCTGCTGCCCAAGAGCGCCTACGCATCCGACATGCCCGCCGACATCCGCGAGGCCCGCACCGGCATCCCGGCCATCGACGCCGCGGTGCGCACGCTCTATGCCACCGGCTACTTGCACAACCACGCCCGCATGTGGCTGGCCAGCTACCTGGTGCACATCCGCAAGGTGCACTGGCGCGCCGGGGCCGACTGGATGGTGGCCCACCTGCTCGACGGCGACCTGGCCAGCAACCACCTCAGCTGGCAATGGGTGGCAGGCACCGGCAGCACCAAGCCGTATTTGTTCAACGCCGAAAACGTCGCCAAATACGCCCCGCCCGATTGGCACAGCCCCGGCAGTGTGGTCGACACCAGCTACGCCGCACTGGATGCCATCGCCCGCAGCCCGCGTGCGCTGGCAGGGCTGCCCGGTGCACCGGGCGTGGACGAGCCCACGGTGTCGTCCGCCCCGCCGCACGCCACCGCGCCCGATGCCGCGCTGGTGGCCGGGTGCGACGTGTGGCTGGTCCACCCCTGGGCGCTGCGCCTGCCGCCGGATCTGCCCGCCCACACGCTGTGCATCGGCATCTACCTCACAGAATTTCATAGCGCCTGGCCCTGGAGCGATAAGCGCTGGCGCTTTGTAGACACCCGCATGGCCGAGCTGACCACGGCCCGCTGGCACGCCGACACGGCCACGCTGCAACAGGCCCTGCGCGGTGCGCGATCGGTGCGCACCATAGCCGACCCCCACATCGACCTGGGCGGCATCGCCCAAGTCCAGGCCGCACCGCAGCTGTTCGCGGAAGTGGCCCAGGCCTGCGGTTCGTTCTCGCAATGGTGGACCCGCACCACCCATGGCGTGGCGACGCTGCACGATCTCCCCGGGCTGGCAGGCCTTTCTGCTGGCCTGCTATTTGACCTTCCCCCAGAAAGTGAACCCCATGACACCCACAGCACCCCAGATAGCCCTGGTCACCGGCGCACGCGGTGGCATCGGCCGTGA